TGTATGAAACACATCATGCAGTTTATTCATAACAGGAATTAATGCTTCCATTTTTCAACTAGGAGGAGTGTCGGTGCCGAAAAATACTTTGAAGGAGAAATTTCAGATTATTAACACTCAGAACGGATAAatagttcaaaacatttatttctcgACTGTGGATCTTCAGAGGTTACAAATAACTAAATATTAAAGACACATGTGATGCAACCTTCGCGCGCATGAGCGTTTTTATTCGTTCAACGTTCAACTTCAAACAACTTTCAGGGCTTGGCAGCTTTGCTTGACCCTTTGGCAggataaatcattttaaaatttcaaaacattgaaaatcatttggaagttttctcgccaattggcaggAGGAAGCAGGGTTGCCACCAGATTAATAATTAGAGTTATTGTAATTAGTCTATTGGGGTTGCCAGATGACTATTTAGAAAAATAGCCAAACCACATCATGAAATTAGCCAAAACTGGGATCAAAAGTAGCCAAAATGGCTAGTATGAGCCAAACTAGGCAACCAGAGAGAGGAAGGAAAAAGTTGTTGTAACCTATAGCAGTTAATGTtgccaaaattaacttttaaatctttgaaaaactaaaaagggAAACTAATGAAAAAGAAGTTCTTGTTTTACTTTAATGGATCCTTCCAATTTAGTTTAAACCATTTCATCTTTCCGTAAATACTTTACAAGATTAAACTGATAGTTTTAGGAAATCTTCATGAATCATATTATTAATGTATTCAAAACATCGTATTGGCAATATACGTTGTTGTATAGtctgctatcttttttttcctattaggTTTTGAAATGAAGCTGTCTTAAATTTAAACAAGTGTTCGTTTTTATTACCGTTTGATTGTAAGTATGCAATAAAAAGTATAAGCATCAAAATTTCTTACGAAATGATGCCGCATTGGTTGACGGTTACATTACGTTGCTGGATTGCATTTATTGCATTTACTAACTTTGGTGCTGCTTTCCGGTCTTTTACTAATGATAATTTTCtgcattcaaaattttttggaaatgaagTCAAAGAGTCATCTTTACAACAACTGCAAGGTTTTTATAATTCTttaattgttctttctttttagctttatatttttctcttCGTTTAATGTCAAGTTGGACAAGTAAAAATCTAGAATAATACagtattttttataagttttaatgTAAATAACATGTTTTACAGCAATATTATGTAAAGTTTGCATGGTACTCTCTTCCAGTGCCTCTTTTTTACGATTTATGTATGCTGCAGCTGTCAAAAAGTTAaccaaagtaaaaaattttttagtctttttctctctctctctctctttatttatttatttatttatttattttttttttgtaaatgagaGTTATGGCAATGGCTGTTGGGAGATGTTAATccctttttgattttaaattaatttttttttaacggaagttaaaaataaataaattttgtttaaagccTTCAATGTTCACCAACCCTTTCCAGCAGATCACCTCACAAAAATCACCAAAATTTGAAGTATCAGAAATCCCTCtgattaatttaatgctatttttctcTCTATTAAGGGACCATTTCATACAGCTTCCCTGACATACCCATTTTCTCTCCCGctctctcaaaaaagaaaaaaaaaagttttctatcaGTAACTTCATCAATTAGTTGCTGCTTTTGGTGTAGCCAGAAAAAAGAGGCATTTTGGGGTCATTTCCCCAGAAACCTTGATTATAGCACATATTTCCATTTCTAATGTGGTAGTTTATTTACATCTACAGGTAGCTGAAATCAAAACCCCTACCCAGACGCtaatttctggctgtgctagagAATTGTAAAAACAGTCATAACAAAATGATACATTGACATAATTGCAACCGTTACGAAAATTTTATCCAAATGAAGTGTCTGTGCCAAATTAAATATGCATGAATGATTTTCTTGGCATGGAAAACGACACAATGTGCAACATACCAGCCAGCCGGGTTATCACATCCAGACTGAAGTTTCATTCTTGttggaactcatcagtctggattaaggaatgagctggaggcagatgtcatctcattgaatctGTGAGTGGCAACAAACTGGCAGAGattaagtaaatttatctcatcaGCGAGTGCCTGCAgcatggttcggttcaactcgtgaATTGAAAGCAAACGCCTTGGCTTATAGGTGGTGACTTTCTGCTTAAGACACAATATCTTTCAAACAATACCACAGCCTGAATTTACCTTCTGtcttctagggggggggggagatcataGCATTCCTTATATGTAATTAATTGAAACATCACTATCAGCAGTATGATGAGTTTAAACAAGAGgttaaaaatctcattttgaaGTAGTGGAAAAAAAACCGAACagttttttctggtttttttttttttttttggatgtgtgtgtggaaaaaatggaaaaattcatttccgataatttaaaatattttcttcaaagttACAtcttaaaaaatagcataaagtgtaaactgttttaaaatatatgctatccattttttgctcttttttaacaGAGCTTGCACCAAAACAGAggtgcgacccccccccccctaataccaAGGGCACACTCCCCTAAGTATTGCAAaggcctcccccccccaaaacagtgaaaaatacctctcaaccccccccttttccccagaaaatttttaatactgTAGTGTAGTCTTcaccatgaccctcccccccccccagtgggcACACCTGACTAAATGTTTACTAAAAAGAACTTTTCTGTTTCAAAACTGCCATTAGCTTTCCTTGTTTAAAATGCAAGGAAACTGTCCTAATGGAGTCATTGTTCAAATATTGATCTAGGACAGGatgtgatttttgtaaattgctaaataagtttgcattttttttcttgttttatttattacttttaacaaTCTTGTTTTTATTTCACAGTTTGTTACATGCATTTAATACATTACATAGTACGCATTAAATGAATTTATGCTCTTTAAAGCTTAATCTTTTCATAAATAAATCATATCTTAAAATGTCAATTTCTTCATtggtatagattttttttttttaatgttttgattttattctctCTTTTATTTAGATAGATCTGTTCTTGGCAGAGTATATGGATTTTGGTCTTTGATTAATGGCATCATTTTgttgaattctttcttttttatcgaagaaaaaaagtaagtttcttataaagagttaaaaaaaaaaaatcacattgttATCTCTTAGTaatttactttaaataatttttctgtgtCTCATTTTACACATTAAGTATAACCTCAAGAACTCAGAACATCTGAATCATGGATTTTTACCATTTTTAGTGGTattactgaaagaaaaaagtttttttgtaaaattattccaaaaatcaaataaatatgaaataaaaaattcaaacgtttttttagtaatttctttttaatgagaAGAGTCATGTAATCATATCTAATTTACTTTTCAGGATTCTATGGCTCGCAGTCTGTGTAATTGTTCTTTACCTTAGCTTTTTTGCTATAGAAGGAGGTTTGTACAAGACTGTTTTGATTCATGGACCAACAATTTATCCTTGTGTGTTAAGTGGTAAGTTGTAAGATGTCATTCTTCGTTCAGATAATTAGATGTAcatattttgagaaatattttaatatttagagtTCACTAAAAATTCTTCAAAGATAACAGAACAGATTTAGAATGATGAAAATTCaggaaagtaattgaaaaagaaaagaaaggtactCTTGAGCTTTAtcatgaaaaaattattatgGAATGTATgctaattaaattatttagtacATTGCTAATTTcaagaaatgttaatttttaataaagaaaaagtaaatatttcatgcAGTATACGGACAGTTAGGTTATCCCATACAGAGATTGCAGTTTTGCCCTTGTTATGAACTCaacagtctggaatagggaataaccgagctggagaccgatgtcatctcattgaagctgtgagtgtcaacaaactggttgataaagcaaatttatctcaccagcgagagtccgctgacatggtgcagttcaactcgaTAATCTCTGGCAGGGACAACCAaactgtcagtatattgcatgtagttctgccttagccctggcttagcggtagtaacttactgcttaaatctTTCATGCTCAGCAAAATTTGTCTAAATATATTTCTTGATAGTAAATATCATAATAAATACCTTGCTGTTCTTCAGGACATTCTCTGAAATTTGTTATAGTGCAGaagcatttttgaaacttaaaacctTGTTTAGTTTGAACTTTTTAATGTGTAATAGTTGATCAGAAAATGTTTCCTGCAGAGAGTGAAGATTTTCATTTCTCCTTGTTGCAAATACAATTTAATGCAGGTTCATTGTCAGTCTCACTCTCAGACTGAGCTGGCCACTCATTAAACACAAGGTCACAGATGGTGAGCACATGCTTTGATCGTTAAAGTataaattatgtgaaaaataggaaaaaagaactacatatgtcaattttattcttttgcaaaactagaaatttattcatcaaagtattattttttcttactgTACATTTGTTTATGAAATTATCGGCATTCgcttttagatttcaaaaaaagaaataattatatttaatttgtttcaatattcagacttcattaaaaaaaaataatattttactgatAATCTTTGCATACatttaagatatttt
This window of the Uloborus diversus isolate 005 chromosome 4, Udiv.v.3.1, whole genome shotgun sequence genome carries:
- the LOC129220227 gene encoding uncharacterized protein LOC129220227 → MMPHWLTVTLRCWIAFIAFTNFGAAFRSFTNDNFLHSKFFGNEVKESSLQQLQDRSVLGRVYGFWSLINGIILLNSFFFIEEKKILWLAVCVIVLYLSFFAIEGGLYKTVLIHGPTIYPCVLSGLTLFWLLAGLKCLYTPKKDECDENEILRKQFPFKNTSKKIR